A single Nitrosospira multiformis ATCC 25196 DNA region contains:
- a CDS encoding recombinase family protein: MRKAYSYIRMSTDKQLSGDSLRRQREASEKYAKAHGLELIETLDGKDLRDIGVSGFKGANSRRGVLSVFLEHLNDGKIDANSILLIESFDRLSRADVLDAFSLFTNILNKGIEIITLSDNQRYTRDSVRVNPGQLFLTIGIMTRANEESVTKSKRGLSVWNNKRDNAQKKPITSRCPAWLTYSSESEKFEVIEERARVVRLIFELCAKTSGTWSISRYLNRHNIPVFGDAQFWQKSYVNKILSNRAVLGEFQPNSRESGQRIPVGKVIENYYPAIISATEFHLAWAARDRRNKTGSGRKGINFSNLFSGLVYCGNCGSKMSVRNRGVPPKGGKWLVCQNHLAGAGCEMREWKLPLVEDAIFKHLYEVDFSELLGNKSAGFDIEKELFALQVEQKELESKMDQAIEMSAAQELNEQSRFRYVKLINQLESDINEKKKCISSKEKELEVFKSQQSLLHTKELKETLLLLEKNKDDYYFRSSVNQLLTRTIARIDLITDHGGPLPWEIEPDDKIVGNFRALYPKLSSLSIDELVLQRVFLDYITLIC, encoded by the coding sequence ATGCGAAAAGCCTATTCATACATTCGAATGTCCACAGATAAACAGCTCAGTGGAGATAGTCTTCGGAGACAACGTGAAGCCTCAGAAAAATACGCCAAGGCTCACGGTCTAGAGTTGATCGAGACGTTAGATGGGAAAGATTTGAGAGATATCGGCGTGTCCGGATTCAAAGGTGCTAACTCTAGAAGGGGGGTTCTTTCAGTTTTTCTTGAGCATCTTAACGATGGGAAGATTGACGCTAATAGCATTCTCTTAATCGAAAGCTTCGATCGGTTATCCCGTGCGGACGTCCTTGATGCATTCTCGTTGTTTACCAATATTTTAAACAAGGGTATCGAGATCATAACGCTGTCTGACAATCAGCGGTATACGAGAGATTCAGTAAGGGTAAACCCTGGGCAGCTTTTTCTAACTATTGGAATAATGACCAGAGCAAATGAGGAATCTGTAACTAAGTCTAAACGAGGTCTATCAGTTTGGAACAATAAAAGAGACAACGCGCAGAAGAAGCCGATAACATCACGTTGTCCAGCTTGGTTAACTTACTCTTCAGAGAGTGAAAAATTTGAGGTAATCGAAGAGCGTGCAAGGGTAGTTAGACTCATTTTTGAGCTCTGCGCAAAGACAAGCGGAACATGGTCGATTTCGAGATACCTTAATCGTCACAATATCCCTGTTTTTGGTGATGCTCAATTTTGGCAGAAGTCGTACGTGAACAAAATTTTATCGAACAGAGCGGTGTTGGGGGAATTTCAGCCTAATTCACGGGAGAGCGGTCAACGTATACCAGTAGGAAAAGTGATCGAAAATTACTATCCGGCCATAATTTCGGCTACTGAGTTCCACTTAGCTTGGGCCGCGCGTGACAGAAGAAATAAGACTGGCAGCGGCAGAAAGGGGATAAATTTTTCAAATCTATTCTCCGGTCTGGTTTATTGCGGTAACTGCGGTTCAAAAATGAGCGTTAGAAATCGGGGTGTACCGCCAAAAGGTGGTAAATGGCTTGTTTGCCAAAATCATTTGGCAGGGGCTGGGTGTGAAATGCGCGAATGGAAACTCCCTCTAGTAGAAGATGCGATATTCAAGCATTTATACGAGGTTGATTTCAGCGAATTACTGGGCAACAAATCTGCAGGTTTTGACATCGAGAAAGAGCTATTTGCATTACAGGTAGAGCAAAAAGAGCTTGAGTCAAAAATGGATCAAGCTATTGAAATGTCAGCGGCTCAAGAGTTGAATGAACAATCTCGATTCAGGTATGTGAAGCTGATCAATCAGCTTGAGAGTGATATTAACGAGAAAAAAAAATGTATTTCAAGCAAAGAGAAGGAATTAGAAGTATTCAAAAGTCAGCAAAGCCTCCTTCATACAAAAGAATTAAAGGAGACTCTCTTGCTGTTAGAAAAAAATAAAGATGATTACTACTTTCGCTCCTCTGTTAATCAGTTGCTGACCAGAACTATAGCTCGAATTGATTTGATTACAGATCATGGAGGTCCCTTACCTTGGGAAATTGAACCTGATGACAAGATCGTAGGAAATTTCCGTGCGTTGTATCCAAAACTCAGCAGTTTATCTATCGATGAATTAGTTCTTCAGAGGGTTTTCCTAGACTACATAACACTGATCTGCTAA
- a CDS encoding IS3 family transposase (programmed frameshift), with protein sequence MKKRFSEEQIIGILREGEADGVVIRDVCRKHNITEQTFFRWRTKFGGMTVSDARRLKDLESENAKLKKIVAEQMLAIEGLKEIANKKMVTPAARREALGILTGKGLSQRSACRIVGVSRRIGSYEVKQPVKDRAVATRIIEASSRYPRFGYRRIAVMTDQSMGRVWRLWGKLGLSLPRRRPRKRRCGTDIRLPGATKPNSVWTYDFVHDRLANGQTLKLLCVLDEHTRECLAIEVGKSLRNQDVILTLSRLMRIYGKPAFIRSDNGAEFTATAVMTWLRDNNVGPAFIKPGSPWQNGFVESFNGKLRDECLNREWFITRQEAKVLIEKWRQFYNNERPHSALANRTPAQAGLQRLQIQNV encoded by the exons ATGAAGAAGCGATTCAGTGAAGAGCAGATTATTGGGATACTGAGGGAAGGTGAAGCGGATGGGGTGGTTATCCGAGATGTATGCCGCAAGCACAACATTACGGAGCAGACATTTTTCCGGTGGCGCACGAAGTTTGGAGGTATGACGGTATCGGATGCGCGCCGGTTAAAGGATCTGGAGTCGGAGAATGCGAAGCTGAAGAAGATTGTTGCTGAGCAGATGCTGGCTATCGAGGGTTTGAAGGAGATTGCCA ACAAAAAAATGGTAACCCCGGCAGCCAGACGCGAAGCGCTTGGAATTTTGACGGGCAAGGGGTTATCGCAGCGATCAGCGTGTCGAATTGTCGGGGTAAGCCGTCGTATTGGCAGTTATGAGGTCAAGCAGCCCGTTAAGGATCGTGCTGTTGCCACACGGATAATTGAAGCATCAAGCCGCTATCCCCGTTTTGGGTATCGGCGCATTGCTGTCATGACTGATCAGAGTATGGGGCGTGTGTGGCGCTTGTGGGGTAAGCTGGGACTAAGCTTGCCCAGGCGCAGGCCCAGGAAACGCCGCTGCGGGACGGATATACGCCTTCCTGGAGCAACAAAACCAAACAGTGTCTGGACTTATGATTTCGTCCATGACCGGCTGGCCAATGGGCAGACGCTAAAGCTGCTTTGCGTGCTGGATGAGCATACGCGTGAGTGCCTTGCAATCGAAGTCGGCAAATCGCTGCGTAACCAGGATGTCATCCTGACCCTGTCACGGCTGATGCGTATCTATGGAAAGCCTGCCTTTATTCGCTCGGACAATGGCGCTGAATTTACTGCAACCGCAGTAATGACATGGCTGCGAGACAATAACGTGGGGCCAGCCTTTATCAAGCCTGGCAGCCCTTGGCAGAATGGATTCGTGGAAAGCTTCAACGGTAAATTGCGTGATGAATGCCTCAACCGCGAATGGTTCATCACACGGCAGGAAGCGAAAGTATTGATCGAGAAATGGCGGCAGTTTTATAACAACGAGCGCCCGCATTCTGCGCTCGCCAACCGAACTCCAGCCCAGGCAGGCTTGCAAAGGTTGCAAATCCAGAATGTTTGA
- a CDS encoding DUF3460 family protein gives MAKFYESDHTRFMRELFEKNPKLPEDQREARAIWWDKKLDPEERRRFKESAVPQKAYVYFGK, from the coding sequence ATGGCGAAATTTTACGAATCCGATCACACCCGGTTCATGCGTGAACTGTTCGAGAAAAATCCGAAATTGCCGGAGGACCAGAGGGAAGCGCGCGCAATCTGGTGGGACAAAAAGCTGGACCCGGAAGAGCGCCGGCGTTTCAAGGAATCCGCGGTGCCGCAAAAGGCTTACGTCTATTTCGGAAAATAG
- a CDS encoding 3-hydroxyacyl-CoA dehydrogenase/enoyl-CoA hydratase family protein: protein MNNSGFTVRKAAVLGAGVMGAQIAAHLINANVETLLFELSAGEDPNANVVKAIENLKKQEPQPLSSTARGTFIQPANYDQNLELLGECDLVIEAIAERMDLKTGLYAKIAPYLGERTIFASNTSGLSINQLAQVFPETLRHRFCGIHFFNPPRYMHLVELIPCTTSDSAMLDDLEAFLVTSLGKGVVRAKDTPNFIANRIGVFSMLATMHHASEFGLGFDVVDALTGSLIGRPKSATFRTADLVGLDILAHVINTMREMLPDDPWHEYYAVPPWLQGLIGKGALGQKTKRGVYQKTGKDIHVLDIARNEYVLSAGKADPDIAELLKDKSPAGKLGALRASPHPQAQFLWAVFRDLFHYCAVHLEEIADNARDLDFAMRWGFGWTQGPFETWQAAGWGEISGWISEDIAAGKSMSNVSLPEWVHELGQSPAQAVNPDIQGVHRKPGSYAPSSKSFRLRSLLPVYRRQLFPDRLLSEEPQYGQTVFETQAVRMWSMPEKAEAGGRTEKGDDGIAILSFKSKMHTIGSDVLDGIQQAIDEAERNWRALIIWQTEPPFSAGANLKKATERLKNEEPPSALNVLAKKFKKTAQSAVLKAARKLNLADALMAGKLAEVEAMIAQFQQTSQALRYSMIPTVAAVDGLALGGGCEFVMHCDRAVATLESYIGLVEAGVGLLPAGGGCKELALRAAQKAKDGDPFPVLKNYFQSVATAQVSKSAEEAKELGYLRRADEIVMNRFELLYIAKALAVAMAEAGYRPPLRARRIPVAGATGIANIKGMLVNMHEGNFISDHDFLVGTKIASVMCGGELTPGSLVDEEWFLELERDAFIELLATEKTQARIEHTLKTGKPLRN from the coding sequence GTGAATAATTCTGGATTCACCGTGCGCAAGGCCGCCGTTCTCGGCGCAGGAGTCATGGGAGCGCAGATTGCAGCCCATCTGATCAATGCGAACGTTGAAACCCTCTTATTCGAGCTTTCCGCCGGAGAGGATCCCAATGCGAATGTAGTCAAGGCAATCGAAAATCTTAAAAAGCAGGAGCCCCAACCGCTGTCGAGCACAGCCAGAGGGACATTCATACAGCCAGCGAACTACGACCAGAACCTTGAACTGCTTGGGGAGTGCGATCTTGTAATCGAAGCAATTGCGGAGCGCATGGATCTGAAAACGGGGCTGTATGCAAAAATAGCGCCGTATCTGGGGGAACGCACAATTTTCGCCAGCAACACATCGGGGCTGTCCATCAATCAACTGGCGCAGGTGTTTCCTGAAACCCTGCGCCACCGTTTCTGCGGTATCCATTTTTTCAATCCGCCGCGCTACATGCACCTGGTGGAATTGATTCCCTGTACAACCAGTGATAGCGCCATGCTCGACGACCTGGAAGCTTTCCTGGTCACTTCCCTGGGCAAGGGTGTCGTCCGCGCGAAAGATACGCCCAATTTTATTGCCAACCGGATTGGTGTATTTTCCATGCTTGCCACCATGCATCACGCAAGCGAGTTCGGGCTTGGATTCGATGTGGTGGACGCTTTGACCGGTTCCCTCATTGGGCGTCCGAAAAGTGCGACTTTCCGTACTGCCGACTTGGTGGGACTGGATATTCTTGCCCACGTGATCAATACCATGCGCGAAATGCTGCCGGATGACCCTTGGCACGAATACTATGCAGTGCCCCCCTGGTTGCAAGGCCTGATAGGCAAAGGCGCGCTCGGCCAGAAGACGAAGCGAGGGGTATATCAGAAAACAGGCAAGGATATTCACGTGCTGGATATTGCGCGAAACGAATACGTGCTCTCGGCGGGCAAGGCGGACCCTGACATAGCGGAGCTGCTCAAAGACAAAAGCCCTGCCGGTAAACTGGGAGCCCTACGCGCCAGTCCTCATCCGCAAGCTCAGTTCCTGTGGGCGGTGTTTCGCGACCTGTTTCATTACTGTGCGGTCCATCTCGAGGAAATAGCGGACAATGCCCGTGACCTCGATTTTGCCATGCGCTGGGGCTTCGGCTGGACCCAGGGTCCGTTTGAAACCTGGCAGGCCGCCGGATGGGGCGAGATCAGCGGATGGATCAGCGAAGATATTGCTGCTGGAAAGAGTATGAGCAATGTTTCGCTGCCCGAGTGGGTACACGAATTGGGGCAAAGTCCGGCGCAGGCAGTCAACCCGGACATACAGGGAGTACACAGGAAGCCCGGTTCTTACGCGCCTTCGAGCAAGAGTTTTCGGCTACGCTCCTTGCTACCGGTATACCGGCGGCAACTGTTTCCCGACCGGCTGCTGAGCGAAGAACCCCAATACGGCCAGACCGTATTTGAAACCCAGGCGGTGCGGATGTGGAGCATGCCGGAAAAGGCTGAAGCAGGGGGTCGCACGGAAAAGGGCGACGACGGCATTGCCATACTCAGCTTCAAGAGCAAGATGCACACTATCGGTAGTGACGTGCTGGATGGAATTCAACAGGCGATAGACGAAGCTGAACGTAACTGGCGTGCCCTGATAATCTGGCAGACCGAGCCCCCCTTTTCTGCTGGCGCCAACCTGAAGAAGGCAACCGAGCGCTTGAAGAACGAAGAACCTCCTTCAGCTCTCAACGTACTGGCGAAGAAATTCAAGAAAACGGCGCAATCCGCCGTACTCAAGGCTGCGCGCAAGCTCAATCTTGCGGATGCCCTGATGGCGGGAAAGCTGGCGGAAGTGGAAGCGATGATTGCGCAATTCCAGCAGACTTCGCAGGCGTTGCGCTATTCGATGATTCCAACGGTTGCAGCCGTGGATGGCCTTGCGCTGGGCGGCGGATGCGAATTCGTCATGCATTGTGACCGTGCGGTCGCTACCTTAGAGAGTTATATCGGACTGGTGGAAGCGGGCGTCGGATTGCTGCCAGCGGGAGGAGGCTGCAAGGAGCTGGCGCTGCGCGCAGCGCAGAAGGCGAAAGACGGCGATCCTTTTCCCGTACTGAAAAATTACTTTCAAAGCGTGGCCACGGCGCAAGTGTCGAAAAGTGCGGAGGAAGCCAAGGAGCTGGGATATCTGCGGCGTGCCGACGAAATCGTGATGAACCGGTTTGAACTGCTTTATATTGCCAAGGCGCTTGCGGTGGCAATGGCGGAGGCGGGCTATCGCCCTCCGCTGAGAGCGCGCCGTATCCCGGTTGCCGGCGCAACCGGCATCGCGAACATCAAAGGCATGCTGGTTAACATGCATGAAGGCAATTTCATCTCGGATCATGACTTTCTGGTTGGCACCAAGATTGCCTCGGTGATGTGCGGGGGCGAACTCACTCCCGGAAGCCTGGTCGATGAGGAATGGTTCCTGGAACTCGAACGGGATGCGTTTATCGAACTGCTGGCAACCGAAAAGACCCAGGCACGCATCGAGCATACCTTGAAAACAGGAAAACCCCTCAGGAACTGA
- a CDS encoding acetyl-CoA C-acyltransferase, producing MTTKQTSEAYIVSAVRTPVGKAPRGMFKTVRPDDMLAHVLKTAVNQCEGLDPAAIEDVIAGCAMPEAEQGLNVARISLLLAGLPNSVPGMTVNRFCASGLQTVALAADRIRLGEADVIIAAGTESMSMVPMSGNKPALDPAIFLRDENVAIAYGMGITGEKVAQRWQVSREAQDEFATTSHTRALKAIETGEFEQEIAPYTVVEKRPDIASHEIRDVAVVRDTDEGPRPGTNPEVLSRLKPVFAAHGTVTAGNSSQMSDGAGAVVLASEGALKRFNLTPMGRFLGYSVAGVPPEIMGIGPVKAIPKVLKQVGLKQDDLDWIELNEAFAAQSLAVINDLGLDRQKVNPLGGAIALGHPLGATGAIRVATLLHGLRRHHQKYGMVTMCVGTGMGAAGVFEAM from the coding sequence ATGACAACGAAGCAAACCAGCGAGGCTTACATTGTATCTGCCGTCCGCACACCGGTAGGCAAGGCGCCGCGCGGAATGTTCAAGACCGTGCGCCCCGACGACATGCTCGCCCACGTATTGAAGACTGCCGTTAATCAGTGCGAAGGCCTTGACCCTGCTGCCATCGAGGATGTGATAGCAGGTTGCGCCATGCCGGAGGCGGAGCAGGGATTGAACGTCGCACGCATCTCGCTCCTGCTGGCGGGGTTGCCGAACAGCGTGCCCGGAATGACAGTGAACCGTTTCTGTGCATCGGGATTGCAGACCGTGGCGCTTGCCGCCGACCGTATCCGGTTGGGAGAGGCCGATGTGATCATAGCGGCCGGCACCGAGAGCATGAGCATGGTACCTATGTCAGGCAACAAGCCGGCTTTGGATCCGGCCATATTCCTGCGCGATGAAAACGTGGCGATCGCCTATGGCATGGGTATTACCGGGGAAAAAGTCGCGCAGCGGTGGCAAGTCAGCCGCGAGGCTCAGGACGAGTTTGCGACGACGAGCCACACAAGGGCGCTGAAAGCAATCGAGACGGGGGAATTCGAGCAGGAAATTGCCCCCTATACCGTAGTGGAAAAGCGACCCGATATTGCTTCCCATGAAATACGCGATGTGGCAGTGGTTCGGGATACCGATGAAGGCCCCCGACCGGGTACGAACCCGGAAGTTCTTTCCAGGCTCAAGCCGGTGTTTGCAGCCCATGGTACGGTGACAGCGGGTAACAGTTCGCAGATGTCCGATGGCGCAGGTGCGGTGGTGCTGGCAAGCGAAGGCGCATTGAAGCGGTTCAACCTGACCCCGATGGGGCGCTTTCTCGGCTATTCGGTAGCGGGGGTGCCCCCGGAAATCATGGGCATCGGTCCAGTGAAGGCAATACCGAAGGTACTGAAGCAGGTAGGCCTGAAACAGGACGATCTCGACTGGATCGAGCTGAACGAGGCTTTTGCCGCACAAAGCCTTGCAGTCATCAATGATCTCGGATTGGACCGGCAGAAGGTTAATCCACTCGGGGGAGCCATTGCGCTCGGCCATCCGTTGGGCGCCACCGGTGCCATTCGCGTTGCGACGCTGCTGCATGGCTTGCGCCGGCACCATCAGAAGTATGGCATGGTGACCATGTGCGTGGGCACCGGAATGGGTGCAGCAGGGGTGTTCGAAGCCATGTAA
- a CDS encoding SEL1-like repeat protein, whose translation MMHLSKSVATSGFVTAAPVLMLFASLAIAGDFEDGMKFVLSKDYTKAMQSFRKAANAGNADAQFNLGVLYSRGRGVPQDHEQAAKWYRRAAEQGDAPAQSMLGYMYLKGQGVPQDYQQAMFWYFRAADSGYAVAQYNLGVMYAKGQGVEKDYRHALSWYLKAAEQGHAPAQAIMGFMYLKGQGVEQDDHQAVSWYRKAAEQGYGEAQYALGVLYAKGRGVAQSNQEAASWYRKAAEQGNTDAQFNLGMMFATGEGVTQDYRQAASLYRQAADQGYARAQFKLGVANAKGLGIPEDAYEAAAWYRKAAEQGYAPAQFNLGVMYATGKGVIRDERQAVSWYRQAAEQGDPDAQYNLGVRYDTGRGIEKDPQQAVAWYRKAAEQGYARAQYSVGVKYDSGQGVPQDYAQALAWYLKAAEQGHAGAQTNLGVLYYNGNGVKQDYVEADKWFSIASAGGYEDAKENRELMEKLMTPMQIADARREADEWARAHQR comes from the coding sequence ATGATGCATCTATCCAAATCAGTGGCAACATCCGGGTTCGTAACGGCTGCCCCGGTATTGATGTTGTTCGCCTCCCTGGCTATCGCGGGGGATTTCGAGGATGGGATGAAGTTCGTCCTCAGCAAGGACTATACCAAGGCAATGCAATCTTTCCGGAAAGCGGCCAATGCAGGAAATGCTGACGCCCAGTTCAATCTGGGCGTGCTGTATTCACGGGGCCGCGGCGTGCCACAGGATCATGAGCAAGCCGCCAAGTGGTATCGCAGGGCGGCGGAGCAAGGGGACGCACCGGCACAATCCATGCTGGGGTATATGTATCTGAAAGGCCAGGGCGTCCCGCAGGATTATCAACAGGCAATGTTCTGGTATTTCCGAGCAGCCGACAGCGGATATGCGGTGGCGCAATACAATCTCGGGGTAATGTATGCAAAAGGCCAGGGCGTGGAAAAGGATTATCGGCACGCCCTCTCCTGGTATCTGAAAGCTGCGGAGCAGGGACACGCACCTGCGCAGGCAATCATGGGATTCATGTATCTCAAGGGGCAGGGGGTCGAGCAGGATGACCATCAGGCTGTATCCTGGTATCGCAAGGCAGCCGAGCAAGGGTATGGCGAAGCGCAATATGCTCTTGGCGTGCTCTACGCCAAGGGCCGGGGAGTAGCGCAGAGCAACCAGGAAGCCGCCTCCTGGTACCGCAAGGCTGCTGAGCAGGGGAACACGGATGCACAGTTCAATCTCGGCATGATGTTCGCCACGGGAGAAGGAGTCACGCAGGATTATCGGCAGGCAGCGTCCTTGTATCGCCAGGCGGCCGATCAGGGATATGCGCGGGCCCAGTTCAAACTCGGGGTGGCAAATGCCAAAGGGCTCGGTATTCCGGAGGACGCTTACGAAGCAGCGGCATGGTACCGCAAGGCGGCCGAGCAGGGCTATGCTCCTGCCCAGTTCAATCTGGGCGTGATGTATGCGACGGGTAAAGGCGTCATTAGGGATGAGCGGCAGGCGGTATCATGGTATCGACAGGCGGCCGAGCAAGGAGACCCGGATGCGCAATATAACCTGGGGGTAAGGTATGACACGGGACGGGGCATCGAAAAGGATCCACAACAGGCAGTAGCCTGGTATCGCAAGGCGGCAGAGCAAGGCTATGCACGGGCACAATACAGCGTGGGCGTGAAGTATGACAGCGGGCAGGGAGTGCCGCAAGATTACGCGCAGGCGCTAGCCTGGTACCTGAAGGCCGCGGAGCAGGGGCATGCGGGCGCCCAGACCAATCTCGGCGTGCTGTATTACAACGGCAATGGCGTGAAGCAGGATTATGTGGAAGCCGACAAGTGGTTCAGCATCGCCAGCGCCGGCGGCTACGAGGATGCCAAAGAGAATCGCGAACTGATGGAAAAGCTGATGACACCGATGCAAATCGCCGATGCGCGACGGGAGGCGGATGAATGGGCAAGAGCACACCAACGGTAA
- a CDS encoding polyamine aminopropyltransferase, whose product MNRFLKRGRQANASRNPALADPALVHLSEEYGIRSLHLGSSMVQSAMRIAAPNELQLAYTQCMMCFLLFCPRPKNVLMIGLGGGSLTKFVYWQLPTVNTTVIEINPQVVAVARSQFYVPADDERLEVLIAEGSEYIAAHPDSTDILMVDGFDDGRQVASLCTQAFYDQASEALTRNGVLVVNLLSRDGRVHEYLARLENSFAGRITTILAEPYGNLIVFAFKHAPTRAAWEELPATAKMLEKEFSLPFSKFAQKLPHRRPF is encoded by the coding sequence ATGAATCGATTTCTGAAACGCGGACGGCAGGCAAACGCCAGCAGAAATCCAGCCCTCGCAGACCCGGCACTCGTTCACCTAAGTGAAGAGTACGGTATCCGCTCACTTCATCTGGGAAGCAGCATGGTCCAGAGCGCAATGCGCATCGCTGCCCCGAATGAATTGCAGCTTGCCTATACCCAATGCATGATGTGTTTTCTGCTGTTTTGCCCACGACCCAAAAATGTTCTCATGATCGGGTTGGGAGGGGGCTCGCTGACGAAATTTGTTTACTGGCAACTGCCAACGGTTAATACGACCGTGATCGAAATCAACCCCCAGGTGGTTGCGGTCGCGCGCAGTCAATTCTATGTGCCGGCTGACGACGAGCGCCTGGAGGTGCTGATCGCGGAAGGCAGTGAATACATTGCTGCCCATCCAGACAGCACGGACATTCTGATGGTCGATGGTTTCGACGATGGCAGGCAAGTAGCTTCTCTATGCACGCAGGCTTTTTATGATCAGGCAAGTGAAGCATTGACGAGAAATGGCGTGCTGGTTGTCAACCTGCTCAGCCGCGACGGAAGAGTTCATGAATATCTCGCGCGTCTTGAAAACAGTTTCGCTGGGCGTATAACCACCATACTGGCAGAGCCTTACGGCAATCTGATCGTGTTCGCTTTCAAGCATGCGCCGACAAGGGCCGCCTGGGAAGAACTGCCAGCAACGGCAAAGATGCTGGAAAAAGAATTTTCCCTGCCATTCTCAAAGTTCGCTCAAAAACTACCCCATCGCAGACCTTTTTAA
- a CDS encoding SDR family NAD(P)-dependent oxidoreductase: MNQGIALVTGASSGIGRATAELLAQNGYYVFAIARRKYRLEQIRSERIEPIILDVTDDEAVRKAIGYVISTKSRIDLLVNNAGISQLGAVECVPLEAARYQLEVNLFGYARFMQAVLPHMRNQKSGCIVNIVSVLSRISVPGFGWYSASKYAIEALTDAVRGEVMEFGIDVVLIAPGLIKTEFVPKEFRLLETISHPPEYKNLLSGMRNLVADEPEAPGPELIAKAVLDAATASPPVRHALPLDSKMSVIARWLLGARIFAWAVRLQMKFSR; this comes from the coding sequence ATGAACCAGGGGATTGCATTGGTAACTGGCGCATCCAGCGGTATCGGAAGAGCAACAGCGGAGCTTCTTGCTCAAAATGGATATTATGTATTTGCCATAGCGCGGCGGAAGTACAGACTCGAACAGATCCGCTCTGAGCGGATTGAACCAATTATCCTGGATGTTACGGATGATGAAGCTGTTCGAAAGGCCATAGGGTACGTTATATCGACCAAGAGCCGGATCGACCTGCTGGTAAATAATGCTGGGATTAGCCAACTTGGGGCGGTGGAGTGCGTTCCCCTGGAAGCTGCCCGCTATCAACTCGAAGTCAATCTTTTCGGCTATGCCCGGTTTATGCAGGCAGTGCTGCCGCACATGAGAAACCAAAAATCGGGCTGTATCGTCAACATTGTTTCGGTGTTGAGCAGGATATCCGTACCCGGTTTTGGTTGGTATTCGGCGTCAAAATATGCTATTGAAGCGCTAACCGATGCAGTCCGGGGAGAGGTCATGGAGTTTGGAATCGATGTGGTGCTGATTGCACCTGGCTTGATTAAGACGGAGTTTGTTCCCAAAGAGTTCAGATTGCTGGAGACCATCTCTCATCCTCCTGAGTACAAAAATCTTCTCTCAGGCATGCGAAACCTCGTAGCTGACGAGCCCGAGGCGCCTGGGCCCGAGCTCATTGCAAAGGCCGTACTGGACGCTGCCACCGCGTCCCCTCCTGTAAGACATGCGCTGCCCCTGGATTCCAAGATGTCCGTTATTGCGAGATGGCTATTAGGCGCGCGAATCTTCGCCTGGGCGGTAAGGCTTCAGATGAAGTTTTCGAGATAA
- a CDS encoding DUF445 domain-containing protein — MLDSVDERHVQHFVSAGVLEKAGRIDLGPLLGEAVRMLTAEKRHQRLLDKLLREADEYVTANESRIRQRVRENTAWFWQRLSMDEKVGESVVAALREVVAEIARDPAHPLRLRLDAAIGKLASDLATSPEYREQVAAHTRKLLEHPALRDYADGVWRDLRNGMREDIDSEDSAIRGWMRGLIQSGTDTVLEDRGLRERLNNWMREVLVEAVQSHQRDVGRLIADTVREWDTQTVTHRIERQVGEDLQYIRINGTLIGGLAGLAIYTIAHLFA; from the coding sequence TTGCTGGATTCGGTGGACGAGCGCCATGTGCAGCATTTCGTTTCGGCCGGGGTGCTGGAAAAAGCGGGGCGCATCGATCTTGGCCCTTTGCTCGGGGAGGCGGTGAGGATGCTCACTGCGGAAAAGCGGCACCAGCGGCTGCTGGACAAGCTGTTGCGCGAGGCTGATGAATATGTGACCGCGAACGAATCCCGTATCCGTCAGCGGGTGCGCGAAAACACAGCCTGGTTCTGGCAGCGGCTTTCGATGGATGAGAAGGTGGGGGAAAGCGTGGTGGCAGCCCTGCGCGAGGTGGTGGCGGAGATCGCGCGCGACCCTGCCCACCCCCTGCGCTTGCGACTGGATGCTGCCATCGGCAAGCTTGCCTCCGACCTGGCTACTTCACCCGAGTATCGCGAGCAGGTTGCCGCCCACACCCGCAAGCTGCTGGAGCATCCGGCCTTGCGGGACTACGCGGACGGAGTCTGGCGCGACCTCCGCAACGGGATGCGCGAGGACATCGACAGCGAGGACTCGGCAATCAGGGGGTGGATGCGGGGCCTCATACAGTCGGGCACCGATACTGTACTTGAGGACCGTGGTTTGCGGGAGCGGCTCAATAACTGGATGCGGGAGGTGCTGGTGGAAGCGGTGCAGTCTCACCAGCGCGATGTGGGCAGGCTGATTGCCGACACCGTGCGGGAGTGGGACACGCAGACAGTGACGCACCGCATCGAGCGGCAGGTGGGCGAGGACCTGCAGTACATCCGCATCAATGGCACGCTGATAGGCGGACTGGCAGGCCTGGCGATCTACACCATCGCCCACCTGTTCGCTTGA